The Mercurialis annua linkage group LG2, ddMerAnnu1.2, whole genome shotgun sequence genome contains a region encoding:
- the LOC126666924 gene encoding catalase isozyme 1-like yields the protein MDPYKNVPSSAHDSQFWTTNSGAPVWNNNSSMTVGARGPILLEDYHLIEKLANFDRERIPERVVHARGASAKGFFEVTHDISNFTCADFLRAPDVQTPIIVRFSTVVHERGSPETIRDPRGFAVKFYTREGNFDLVGNNLPVFFIRDGMKFPDLVHAFKPNPKSHIQETWRIFDFLSHIPESLHMLTFLFDDLGIPQDYRHMDGFGVNTYTLINKAGKVHYVKFHWKPTCGVKCLMDEEAVMVGGANHSHATKDLYDSIAAGNFPEWKLFMQTIDPADEDKFDFDPLDVTKIWPEDMFPLQPVGRMVLNKNIDNFFAENEQVAFCPAIVVPGVSYSEDKLLQTRIFSYPDTQRHRLGPNYLQLPVNAPRCAHHNNHHDGAMNFMHRDEEVNYFPSKFDSVRHAEPYPIVSAMYNGKREKCVIEKENNFKQPGENYRSWTPERQERFLNRIVDGLSDPRITHELHTIWISYWSECDKSLGQKIATRLNVKPSI from the exons ATGGATCCCTACAAG AACGTACCATCAAGCGCTCATGATTCCCAATTCTGGACTACAAATTCTGGTGCTCCTGTATGGAACAACAACTCATCCATGACTGTTGGAGCCAGAG GTCCAATCCTTCTTGAAGACTATCATTTAATCGAGAAACTTGCGAATTTCGATAGAGAGCGGATTCCAGAGCGTGTTGTCCATGCTAGGGGTGCTAGTGCAAAGGGTTTCTTCGAAGTCACCCATGATATCTCCAACTTTACATGTGCTGATTTCCTTCGAGCCCCCGATGTTCAGACCCCTATCATTGTCCGTTTTTCTACTGTTGTTCATGAGCGTGGCAGCCCCGAAACCATAAGGGACCCCCGAGGTTTTGCTGTAAAGTTCTACACTAGAGAG GGTAATTTTGATCTTGTGGGAAACAATTTACCTGTTTTCTTCATTCGGGATGGGATGAAGTTTCCAGATTTAGTACATGCTTTTAAGCCCAATCCTAAGTCTCATATTCAGGAAACCTGGAGGATCTTTGACTTTTTGTCCCACATTCCTGAAAGCTTGCACATGCTCACCTTCCTGTTCGATGATTTGGGTATTCCACAAGATTACAGGCATATGGACGGCTTCGGTGTTAACACATATACCCTGATCAACAAGGCCGGAAAAGTACACTATGTAAAGTTTCATTGGAAGCCTACTTGTGGTGTGAAGTGCCTGATGGACGAAGAGGCAGTTATGGTTGGAGGAGCCAATCATAGCCATGCCACTAAGGATTTATATGACTCGATTGCGGCTGGCAACTTCCCAGAGTGGAAACTATTCATGCAAACAATTGATCCTGCTGATGAGGATAAATTTGACTTTGATCCGCTTGATGTGACCAAGATCTGGCCTGAAGATATGTTTCCCCTGCAGCCTGTCGGTCGCATGGTCTTAAATAAGAACATTGATAATTTCTTTGCTGAAAATGAGCAGGTTGCCTTCTGCCCTGCTATAGTAGTCCCCGGTGTTTCCTATTCAGAGGATAAGTTACTCCAGACTAGGATCTTTTCTTATCCTGATACTCAGAGACATCGTCTGGGACCAAACTATCTACAGCTCCCGGTTAACGCTCCAAGATGTGCTCATCACAACAATCACCATGATGGTGCCATGAATTTCATGCATAGAGATGAAGAG GTCAATTATTTTCCATCCAAATTTGACTCGGTTCGCCATGCTGAGCCTTACCCTATTGTTTCTGCCATGTACAATGGAAAGCGTGAGAAG TGTGTCATTGAGAAGGAGAACAATTTCAAACAACCCGGAGAGAATTATCGATCTTGGACACCGGAAAG GCAAGAGCGATTCCTCAATCGGATAGTTGATGGCTTATCGGATCCCCGCATTACCCATGAGCTTCATACTATTTGGATCTCCTACTGGAGTGAG TGTGACAAGTCCCTAGGTCAGAAGATAGCAACTCGTCTCAACGTGAAACCAAGTATCTAA
- the LOC126669876 gene encoding 12-oxophytodienoate reductase 2-like has translation MSAQSDINPLLTPYKLGNFNLSHRVVLSPLTRQRSYDNVPQPHAILYYSQRTTKGGLLICEATGVSDTAQGYPYTPGIWTKEQVEAWKPIVDAVHAKGGIFFCQIWHVGRVSNSGFQPNGQAPISCTDKSLTPQLRANGIDVADFTPPRRLRTDEIPQIVNDFRIAARNAMEAGFDGVEIHGAHGYLIDQFMKDQVNDRTDQYGGSLENRCRFASEIVEAVVNEIGADKVGIRLSPFANFMESGDSNPEALGLYMVESLNKYGILYCHMVEPRMKTSSEISKCSESLWLIRKAFKGTFIAAGGYDKEDGNKAVAKNHADLIAFGRHFLANPDLPRRFELNAPLNKYNRDTFYTSDPVIGYTDYPFLEATP, from the exons ATGTCTGCTCAATCTGACATTAACCCTCTTCTCACCCCTTATAAGTTGGGCAATTTCAATCTTTCTCATAG AGTTGTTTTGTCACCATTAACTAGGCAGAGATCATACGACAATGTTCCTCAGCCACATGCCATCTTATATTATTCTCAGAGAACAACCAAAGGGGGTCTTCTTATATGTGAAGCCACTGGAGTTTCTGATACTGCTCAAGG GTATCCTTATACTCCAGGCATTTGGACCAAAGAACAAGTTGAGGCATGGAAACCTATTGTAGATGCTGTTCATGCCAAAGGTGGCATCTTCTTTTGTCAAATTTGGCATGTTGGAAGAGTTTCGAATTCAG GTTTTCAGCCAAACGGGCAGGCTCCAATTTCTTGCACAGACAAGTCTTTGACTCCTCAACTTCGAGCTAATGGCATTGATGTTGCAGATTTCACACCTCCTAGGAGATTAAGAACAGACGAAATTCCTCAAATTGTGAATGATTTTAGGATTGCTGCAAGGAATGCCATGGAAGCCG GTTTTGATGGAGTTGAGATCCATGGGGCTCACGGCTACTTAATTGACCAATTTATGAAAGATCAGGTGAACGATCGTACGGATCAATATGGTGGATCTCTAGAAAACCGCTGTCGTTTTGCTTCGGAAATTGTTGAAGCTGTAGTCAACGAGATAGGAGCAGATAAAGTTGGAATTAGGCTATCTCCATTTGCTAACTTTATGGAATCAGGAGATTCAAATCCTGAAGCTTTGGGACTCTACATGGTCGAATCGTTGAACAAATACGGAATCCTTTACTGCCACATGGTCGAGCCGAGAATGAAAACGTCCAGCGAAATATCTAAATGTTCAGAAAGTCTTTGGCTTATAAGAAAGGCTTTCAAAGGTACTTTTATTGCTGCTGGAGGTTATGACAAGGAAGACGGAAACAAAGCTGTTGCAAAAAACCATGCAGATCTTATCGCTTTTGGCCGTCATTTCCTTGCTAATCCAGATTTACCTAGGAGATTCGAACTTAATGCTCCTTTGAACAAGTACAACAGAGATACATTTTACACTTCTGATCCTGTGATTGGTTATACTGATTATCCATTTCTTGAAGCCACTCCTTGA